From Streptomyces zhihengii, the proteins below share one genomic window:
- a CDS encoding exo-beta-N-acetylmuramidase NamZ family protein, with translation MSLSRRGLLAAGGGAVGALAAAAPTAAAHGDRGRAVRTGFERLAADGYAALAGERVGVVTNPTGITRDVRHIVDVMHADERVDLIAVFGPEHGFRGTAQAGGSEGRYDDPATGLPVYDTYLKSGRPLADVFTASGVDTVVFDIQDAGARFYTYIWTLFDCMEAAALAGKRFVVLDRPNPVTGRAALGPVLDKRFATFVGREPIAQAHGMTVAELALLFNGEFLTQPVDLSVVTMKGWRRTDFFDETGLPWVPPSPNMPTPETAVVYSGTCLFEGTNLSEGRGTTRPFELLGAEGVDRHWAEAANALELPGVRFREAYFAPTFSKFQGRTVGGVQVHVHDRASFDPVRAGIGLLVTAKASWSGFAWRPDNWIDKLTGTTSVRTLIDAGADTDEVVGAWAADLAAFRAVRRRYLRY, from the coding sequence ATGAGCCTGTCCAGACGGGGTTTGCTGGCCGCGGGCGGCGGTGCGGTGGGGGCCCTCGCGGCCGCCGCCCCGACCGCCGCCGCCCACGGCGACCGGGGCCGCGCGGTGCGCACGGGATTCGAGCGGCTCGCGGCGGACGGCTACGCGGCCCTGGCGGGCGAGCGCGTCGGGGTGGTGACCAACCCGACGGGCATCACCCGCGACGTGCGCCACATCGTGGACGTGATGCACGCCGACGAGCGGGTGGACCTGATCGCGGTCTTCGGCCCCGAGCACGGGTTCCGCGGCACCGCGCAGGCCGGCGGCTCCGAGGGCCGCTACGACGACCCGGCCACCGGACTGCCGGTCTACGACACGTACCTGAAGAGCGGCCGGCCGCTGGCGGACGTCTTCACCGCCTCGGGCGTGGACACCGTCGTCTTCGACATCCAGGACGCCGGCGCCCGCTTCTACACCTACATCTGGACGCTGTTCGACTGCATGGAGGCCGCCGCGCTGGCCGGCAAGCGGTTCGTGGTGCTGGACCGGCCGAACCCGGTGACCGGGCGGGCCGCCCTCGGCCCGGTCCTCGACAAGCGGTTCGCCACCTTCGTCGGCCGGGAGCCCATCGCGCAGGCGCACGGCATGACCGTCGCCGAGCTGGCGCTGCTGTTCAACGGCGAGTTCCTGACGCAGCCGGTGGACCTGTCCGTGGTCACCATGAAGGGCTGGCGGCGCACCGACTTCTTCGACGAGACCGGGCTGCCCTGGGTGCCGCCGAGCCCCAACATGCCCACCCCGGAGACCGCCGTCGTCTACTCCGGCACCTGCCTCTTCGAGGGCACCAACCTCTCCGAGGGGCGCGGCACCACCCGGCCGTTCGAACTGCTGGGCGCCGAGGGCGTCGACCGGCACTGGGCCGAGGCGGCGAACGCGCTGGAACTGCCCGGAGTCCGCTTCCGCGAGGCCTACTTCGCGCCCACGTTCTCCAAGTTCCAGGGCAGGACCGTGGGCGGCGTCCAGGTGCACGTGCACGACCGCGCGTCCTTCGACCCGGTGCGCGCCGGCATCGGGCTGCTGGTGACGGCCAAGGCGAGCTGGAGCGGATTCGCCTGGCGGCCGGACAACTGGATCGACAAGCTCACCGGCACCACCTCGGTGCGCACGCTGATCGACGCCGGCGCGGACACCGACGAGGTCGTCGGGGCCTGGGCGGCCGATCTGGCCGCGTTCCGCGCCGTGCGCAGGAGGTATCTGCGCTACTGA
- a CDS encoding SDR family oxidoreductase, producing the protein MSTVRGAGVVVTGAGGGIGAALARRFAAEGARVVVNDIDAAKAEAVAADVGGTAVPGDASGIVEAAREALGGTVDVYCANAGLGSGGDAFADEDVWAAAWDVNVMAHVRASRALLPDWLERGSGTFVSTVSAAGLLTMIGAAPYSVTKHGALAYAEWLSLTYRHRGLKVHAICPQGVRTDMLAATGSAGDIVLKPTAIEPEDVADALFDAMAEDRFLVLPHPEVAGYYRARAAETDKWLGGMNHLQRKWEEVSR; encoded by the coding sequence ATGAGTACGGTGCGGGGCGCGGGAGTTGTGGTCACGGGCGCGGGCGGCGGCATAGGCGCCGCGCTCGCCCGGCGGTTCGCCGCCGAGGGCGCCCGGGTCGTGGTCAACGACATCGACGCCGCCAAGGCCGAGGCCGTCGCCGCCGACGTCGGCGGCACCGCCGTCCCCGGCGACGCCTCCGGCATCGTGGAAGCCGCCCGCGAGGCGCTCGGCGGCACCGTCGACGTCTACTGCGCCAACGCCGGCCTGGGCTCCGGCGGGGACGCCTTCGCCGACGAGGACGTGTGGGCCGCCGCCTGGGACGTCAACGTCATGGCGCACGTCCGCGCGAGCCGCGCCCTGCTCCCCGACTGGCTGGAGCGCGGCAGCGGGACCTTCGTCTCCACCGTCTCCGCCGCCGGACTGCTGACCATGATCGGCGCCGCCCCGTACAGCGTCACCAAGCACGGCGCCCTCGCCTACGCCGAGTGGCTCTCCCTCACCTACCGCCACCGCGGCCTCAAGGTCCACGCCATCTGCCCCCAGGGCGTGCGCACCGACATGCTCGCCGCCACCGGATCGGCCGGCGACATCGTCCTGAAGCCCACCGCGATCGAGCCCGAGGACGTCGCCGACGCCCTCTTCGACGCGATGGCCGAGGACCGCTTCCTGGTCCTGCCGCACCCCGAGGTGGCGGGCTACTACCGGGCCAGGGCCGCCGAGACGGACAAGTGGCTCGGCGGCATGAACCACCTCCAGCGCAAGTGGGAGGAGGTCTCCCGGTGA